The following DNA comes from Synechococcus sp. CC9616.
CCTCATAGCCCGGGGCCATGCAGAGGGGTAACTGCAGCTGCTCTCGCAGGATCAGCTGCAGTTGGTCGAGATCCTGGAAGAACACCTCCGGGGCCACATCCCGGTGCGCTTTGTAATTTGCATCAGCGACGTGGCGGAAGGTTGGTTCCGCAGTGTCGAAGGCGATGCAAACCCCTTGGGGGTTGAGGCTCTTGCCCGTGTCCAGCAGTGACTTCAGGAAGCCGTAGGTGACGCTGGTGGGCCGTCCGTCCTTGGTGGCGAGCCCCCCCTCCCCACCCTTGCTGAAGGCGTAGAAACTGCGGAAGGCCAGTGAGTGCCCATCAACGAGCAGCAGCAGGGGCTTGGGAGACGCCTCGGGCATGGTCAGGTCTTGGCTGTGGGGCTCAGTCGCGTTTTTGCTTTGCCCAGGGAGGCAGGTCGATAAACACGCGAGTGCCAGGTTGTAAGCCTTTCAGAATGGCGGTCTGATCACCGCTGCTGCTGCCCAGGTCCACATTCCGGAAACGTGGCTGCTGGTCGTCTCCGACCAACAACACGCCGGGGGTGCCGTTCTCAGTGACGATGGCCACGGTCGGCACCAGGGTGCGTGCAGGGCTTCGACCGGTCTTGAAATCGACGTCGGCCGTCATGCCGATCAGCAGCTTTGCGGGCGGATCGATCAGTTCCAGATCAACTTCAAAGGACGTGACGTTGTCCTGCTTCTGCGCCCGCGGAGCAATTTCCGACACGCGGGCTTTGAAGCGTTCATCTGGAAAGGCGTCAACGCGAACGTCAGCGTCCTGGCCGATCACGATGCGACCGATGTCACTTTCAGGAACCCGAGCCACGGCTTCGAGTCCCTGGGACAGCTCTACCACCGAGGAGCTGGTGGCTCCGGCATTCGTGGATGCCGTGGTGGTCGGAGTCACAAAGGCCCCTGGATCGGCGTAGCGCGCGGTGATCGTTCCAGGGAATGGGGCCCGGATCAGCAGCTGACGGTTCTCCTCCTCGAGTTGCTCAATCCGCTCGCGGGCGGCGATCACCTGAGCTTCAGCGGCAATCATGTCGCTGCGAACGGTATTGAAGTCATCAGCGCTCAGAACCCCGTCGCGAAACAAGGACTCACGGCGTTTGAAATCGTCCTGCTTGGCACGGAAATTGGCTTGCGCCTGGCGCAGCAGGGCCCGTCGCTCGTCGAGCCGGTCGAGAATGTCTCCCCGATCCATGACCGCAAGAACCTGATTCGCTGCCACCTCATCTCCCTCGTTCACCAGCAGCTGATCCAGCAATCCGCGATTGCGGGGACTCACATTCACGCGCCGGATGGCTTTTAGTTCTCCGCTGGCCGTCACCACCCCTGAGAGCGACCCGCGGGTTGCCTCCACGGTGAATGGGCTCAGATCGCGAGAACTGTTGCGAGCGGGTCCGAACCGCCAGAACAGGCCCCCACCGGCGAGAACGGCCACAACCAGAACGATCAGTCCTGTGCGTCGTTGGCTGCGTTTGGCGTTTGTCTGCTGCAACCCCAGCAAGGGCTCCTCCATGGGCGGGGACGTGGGTCGTTGCTCGATCCGCACCATTGGGCCATAAAAGTTCACAACATTGTTGCGTCCTGCCGGTAGATTCCGGCCCATGCTCAAAGCTGGAATTGTCGGACTGCCCAATGTCGGCAAGTCCACCCTGTTCAACGCGCTTGTAGCCAATGCTCAGGCGCAGGCAGCCAATTTTCCCTTCTGCACGATCGAACCGAACGTTGGGACGGTTGCGGTGCCTGATGATCGCCTCGATCAGCTCACCAAGCTCAGCAAGAGTCAGAACACGATTCCCACGCGGATGGAGTTCGTCGACATCGCAGGCCTTGTGAAGGGTGCGAGCCAGGGGGAGGGTCTGGGGAACAAGTTCTTGGCCAACATCCGTGAGGTCGACGCCATCGTCCATGTGATCCGTTGTTTCGACGATGACGATGTGATCCATGTCTCAGGGTCCATCGGCCCGACCCGTGATGCCGAGGTGATCAATCTCGAACTGGGCCTGGCTGATCTGGCCCAGATCGAAAAGCGACGCGATCGGCTGAAGAAACAGATACGCACCAGCAAGGAGGCGCAGGTTGAAGATGCTGCCCTTGAAAGGATTCAGGAGGTTCTTGAGCAAGGCGGTGCGGCGCGCAGCGTCGAGATCAGTGAGGAAGAGGACGCGATGCTTCGACCCCTCGGCTTGCTGACGGCCAAACCGATCATTTACGCCACCAACGTCAGCGAAGAGGAGCTGGCAGCGGGCAATGGCTACTGCGAGGAGGTGATCGAACTGGCGGCCAAGGAAGCGGCTGAGACGGTGCGGATCTCGGCGCAGGTTGAAGCGGAGCTGATCGAGTTAGGGGAGGACGAGCGCACCGATTACCTCGAAGGTCTCGGCGTCAGCGAAGGCGGCCTGCAGAGCCTGATTCAGGCGACGTATCGCTTGCTGGGCCTGCGCACGTATTTCACCACCGGCGAGAAGGAGACCCGTGCCTGGACCTTCAAGGCCGGCATGACGGCACCACAGGCAGCTGGCGTGATCCACACCGATTTCGAACGTGGCTTTATTCGTGCCCAAACCATCGGGTGGGAAAAACTTCTGAACGCTGGATCTCTTTCAGAGGCCAGAAACAAGGGTTGGCTTCGTAGTGAAGGCAAGGATTATCTTGTTGCAGAAGGGGATGTGATGGAGTTTTTGTTTAACGTTTAAGAGAGATTTGAATGTGTGCGCGGGAGTTTTTGATTTTCTGTTATGCATCGTCGTAGATTGATCTCAAGCAACAAGGGTTGGCTGAAGTTTTGAGAGCAGTTTCTCGACTGAGTCGCTTATTACATGCCAGGGCTGAGGGTGGCAGCGATGCTCAATCATGCGAACGAGATGATCGGCAATGGCATGCATCCTGAGTTCTTCATCTAGGGATAAGGGGCGATAGCGGCACCGCTTTCGTTCCAGGTACTGTGTTTCCTTAGGGAAGATCTTTTCCCAGCGGCACCCCCAGACTTCCTTGGCGAAACGTTGATTGTGGGCCTGGAAGTGTGCGTGAGTCGAGCGGGCCAATCGACTGTTGAATCCCCAGAAGTAGGGATCGTTCCAACCTCTCCAGGC
Coding sequences within:
- a CDS encoding efflux RND transporter periplasmic adaptor subunit, coding for MVRIEQRPTSPPMEEPLLGLQQTNAKRSQRRTGLIVLVVAVLAGGGLFWRFGPARNSSRDLSPFTVEATRGSLSGVVTASGELKAIRRVNVSPRNRGLLDQLLVNEGDEVAANQVLAVMDRGDILDRLDERRALLRQAQANFRAKQDDFKRRESLFRDGVLSADDFNTVRSDMIAAEAQVIAARERIEQLEEENRQLLIRAPFPGTITARYADPGAFVTPTTTASTNAGATSSSVVELSQGLEAVARVPESDIGRIVIGQDADVRVDAFPDERFKARVSEIAPRAQKQDNVTSFEVDLELIDPPAKLLIGMTADVDFKTGRSPARTLVPTVAIVTENGTPGVLLVGDDQQPRFRNVDLGSSSGDQTAILKGLQPGTRVFIDLPPWAKQKRD
- the ychF gene encoding redox-regulated ATPase YchF; this encodes MLKAGIVGLPNVGKSTLFNALVANAQAQAANFPFCTIEPNVGTVAVPDDRLDQLTKLSKSQNTIPTRMEFVDIAGLVKGASQGEGLGNKFLANIREVDAIVHVIRCFDDDDVIHVSGSIGPTRDAEVINLELGLADLAQIEKRRDRLKKQIRTSKEAQVEDAALERIQEVLEQGGAARSVEISEEEDAMLRPLGLLTAKPIIYATNVSEEELAAGNGYCEEVIELAAKEAAETVRISAQVEAELIELGEDERTDYLEGLGVSEGGLQSLIQATYRLLGLRTYFTTGEKETRAWTFKAGMTAPQAAGVIHTDFERGFIRAQTIGWEKLLNAGSLSEARNKGWLRSEGKDYLVAEGDVMEFLFNV